Proteins from one Alysiella filiformis genomic window:
- a CDS encoding NADH:ubiquinone reductase (Na(+)-transporting) subunit D, with amino-acid sequence MADSKRLKELFFSPFIKNNPIALQVLGVCSALAVTTQMKTAVVMGISVALVTGCSSFFISLIRNYIPNSIRIIVQMAIIASLVTLVDQVLQAFAYELSKQLSVFVGLIITNCIVMGRAEAFAMKEPPVESFVDGLGQGLGYGMMLMIVASIRELVGSGKWFGIEIFQTVQNGGWYQANGLFLLAPSAFFIIGFLVWGLRTWKPEQAEK; translated from the coding sequence ATGGCTGATTCCAAACGATTGAAAGAATTATTCTTTTCGCCTTTTATTAAAAACAACCCCATTGCCTTGCAAGTGTTGGGCGTGTGTTCCGCGCTGGCTGTAACCACGCAAATGAAAACGGCGGTGGTTATGGGCATTTCGGTGGCGTTGGTTACGGGCTGTTCCAGCTTTTTCATCTCATTGATTCGCAACTACATTCCCAACAGCATACGCATTATCGTGCAAATGGCGATTATCGCGTCTTTGGTAACGTTGGTGGACCAAGTTTTGCAAGCCTTTGCGTATGAATTGTCCAAGCAACTGTCTGTTTTTGTGGGCTTAATCATCACAAACTGCATTGTCATGGGTCGTGCCGAAGCCTTTGCCATGAAAGAGCCACCTGTGGAAAGTTTTGTAGATGGCTTGGGTCAAGGCTTGGGCTATGGCATGATGTTGATGATTGTTGCCAGCATTCGTGAATTGGTGGGTTCGGGCAAATGGTTTGGCATTGAAATTTTCCAAACCGTGCAAAATGGCGGTTGGTATCAAGCCAATGGTTTGTTTTTGCTTGCGCCCAGTGCGTTTTTCATCATCGGTTTTTTGGTGTGGGGATTACGCACTTGGAAACCTGAACAAGCGGAGAAATAA
- a CDS encoding Na(+)-translocating NADH-quinone reductase subunit C, with product MAKFDKDSFGGTMGIVLAISLVCSVVVAGAAVGLKPTQNEKKLLDKQKNILQAAGLLSGSLNADIKQIYAQRVEPRVVDLATGDYVDVKDFDARAAAKDPKQNVVIPKDQDIANIQSRAKYAEVFLIKDESGKVEQIVLPMHGSGLWSIMYGFVAVQADGNTINGITYYEQGETAGLGGEIANPLWQKNFVGKKLYADNGEVAIKVGKGASADQAHGVDGLSGATMTSKGVNNSFKYWFSENGYAPYLNKIKAGAK from the coding sequence ATGGCTAAATTTGATAAAGACAGTTTCGGCGGCACAATGGGCATTGTGTTGGCGATTAGTTTGGTTTGTTCGGTGGTGGTGGCAGGCGCGGCGGTTGGCTTGAAACCCACACAAAACGAAAAGAAATTGTTGGACAAACAGAAAAACATTTTACAGGCAGCAGGTTTGCTTTCAGGCAGCCTGAATGCCGATATTAAGCAAATTTACGCCCAACGCGTGGAGCCGCGCGTGGTGGATTTGGCAACGGGCGATTATGTGGACGTGAAAGATTTTGACGCGCGCGCCGCCGCCAAAGACCCCAAACAAAACGTGGTCATTCCCAAAGACCAAGACATTGCCAATATTCAAAGTCGCGCCAAATATGCAGAAGTCTTTTTGATTAAAGACGAGAGCGGCAAAGTGGAACAAATCGTGTTGCCCATGCACGGCAGTGGCTTGTGGTCCATCATGTATGGTTTTGTGGCGGTGCAAGCCGATGGCAACACCATCAACGGCATCACCTACTACGAACAAGGCGAAACCGCAGGTTTGGGTGGGGAAATTGCCAACCCATTGTGGCAAAAGAATTTTGTTGGCAAAAAATTGTATGCCGACAATGGCGAAGTGGCAATTAAAGTGGGCAAAGGCGCATCAGCCGACCAAGCACACGGCGTAGATGGCTTATCAGGCGCAACCATGACCAGCAAAGGCGTGAACAACTCCTTCAAATACTGGTTCAGCGAAAACGGTTACGCCCCTTATTTGAACAAAATTAAGGCAGGAGCAAAATAA
- a CDS encoding NADH:ubiquinone reductase (Na(+)-transporting) subunit B: protein MGLKHFLEKIEPQFHKGAKYEKWYPLYEAVATVFYTQGTVTRQASHVRDALDSKRMMILVWLALFPAMFYGMYNVGAQSIQAANHLDLLQANIANNWHFALANAIGVNLTASAGWFSKMLLGAIFFVPIYLTVFIVGGFWEVLFATVRKHEINEGFFVTSILFALIVPPTLPLWQAALGITFGVVVAKEVFGGTGKNFMNPALAGRAFLFFAYPAQISGDKVWTAVDGFSGATALSQWASEGAAGLKNTITGAPITWMDAFIGNIPGSVGEVSTLMLLIGGAFIVFTRIASWRIIAGVMLGMVATSLLFNAIDSQTNPMFAMPWYWHLVLGGFAIGMIFMATDPVSAAFTNVGKWWYGALIGVMCVLIRVVNPAYPEGMMLAILFANLFAPIFDNLVVRANIKRRKARHG from the coding sequence ATGGGCTTGAAACATTTTTTAGAAAAAATTGAACCCCAGTTTCACAAAGGCGCAAAATACGAAAAATGGTATCCGCTTTACGAGGCGGTTGCCACCGTGTTTTACACACAAGGCACGGTAACGCGCCAAGCCAGCCATGTACGCGATGCTTTGGACAGCAAACGCATGATGATTTTGGTGTGGTTGGCATTGTTTCCTGCCATGTTTTATGGCATGTACAATGTGGGGGCGCAATCCATTCAGGCAGCCAACCATTTGGATTTGTTGCAAGCCAACATCGCCAATAATTGGCATTTTGCTTTGGCAAACGCGATTGGCGTGAATTTAACCGCCAGCGCAGGCTGGTTCAGCAAAATGCTGTTGGGTGCGATTTTCTTTGTGCCAATTTATTTGACCGTGTTCATTGTGGGCGGTTTTTGGGAAGTGTTGTTCGCCACAGTCCGCAAGCATGAAATCAACGAAGGCTTTTTCGTTACGTCCATTTTGTTTGCGCTGATTGTGCCGCCCACTTTGCCTTTGTGGCAAGCCGCTTTGGGCATCACATTTGGCGTGGTGGTGGCAAAAGAAGTGTTTGGCGGCACAGGCAAAAACTTCATGAACCCCGCTTTGGCAGGACGCGCCTTTTTGTTTTTTGCTTACCCCGCACAAATTTCAGGCGATAAAGTTTGGACGGCTGTGGACGGCTTTTCAGGCGCAACCGCCTTGTCGCAATGGGCAAGCGAAGGCGCGGCTGGCTTAAAAAACACCATCACAGGCGCACCCATTACTTGGATGGACGCATTCATCGGCAATATCCCTGGTTCGGTGGGCGAAGTGTCCACCTTGATGTTGTTGATTGGTGGGGCGTTCATCGTATTCACGCGCATTGCGTCTTGGCGCATTATTGCTGGCGTGATGTTGGGCATGGTGGCAACTTCTTTGCTGTTTAACGCGATTGATTCGCAAACCAACCCCATGTTTGCCATGCCTTGGTATTGGCATTTGGTGTTGGGCGGCTTTGCCATTGGCATGATTTTTATGGCAACCGACCCCGTGTCTGCCGCCTTTACCAATGTGGGCAAATGGTGGTATGGCGCATTGATTGGCGTGATGTGCGTGTTGATTCGCGTGGTCAATCCCGCCTATCCCGAAGGCATGATGTTGGCGATTTTGTTTGCCAACTTGTTTGCTCCGATTTTTGACAATTTGGTGGTTCGCGCCAACATCAAACGCAGAAAGGCACGTCATGGCTAA
- a CDS encoding Na(+)-translocating NADH-quinone reductase subunit A yields MINIKKGLDLPIAGKPDQATIHDSPPPRQVAVLGEEYMGMKPTMKVQEGDTVKKGQVLFEDKKNAGVVFTAPVSGKISAIHRGEKRVLQAVVIDVAGDEQITFAAFSGSQIAELSAEKVREQLLQSGLWTSFRTRPFSKIPAPNSTPKAIFVNAMDTNPLAANPVAIINERADDFINGLTAISRLTENKIHVCKQAGATLPSVQAANVQVHEFGGVHPAGLVGTHIHFIEPVSAQKTVWHIGYQDVLAIGHLFTTGELDCRRVISLAGPQVEQPRLIRTIWGAKVSDLVSGSLKSGENRIISGSVLNGAIAAGVHDFLGRYHNQISVIEEGRAKELLGWVVPSAEKFTITRTTLGHFLKNKLFNFTTAVNGGERAMVPIGTYERVMPLDLLPTLLLRDLIVGDTDSAQALGCLELDEEDLALCSFVCPGKYEYGTLLRNVLNTIEKEG; encoded by the coding sequence ATGATTAACATCAAAAAAGGCTTGGATTTGCCCATTGCTGGCAAACCCGACCAAGCCACAATACACGACAGCCCACCGCCGCGCCAAGTCGCCGTGTTGGGCGAAGAATACATGGGCATGAAACCGACCATGAAAGTCCAAGAGGGCGACACGGTCAAAAAAGGTCAAGTGCTGTTTGAAGACAAGAAAAATGCGGGCGTGGTGTTTACCGCACCCGTATCGGGCAAAATCAGCGCGATTCATCGTGGCGAAAAGCGCGTGTTGCAAGCGGTTGTGATTGATGTGGCTGGCGATGAGCAAATCACGTTTGCCGCATTTTCAGGCAGCCAAATTGCCGAATTGAGCGCGGAAAAAGTACGCGAACAGTTGTTGCAATCGGGTTTGTGGACAAGTTTCCGCACACGCCCATTCAGCAAAATCCCCGCGCCAAACAGCACGCCCAAAGCGATTTTTGTGAACGCGATGGACACCAATCCACTCGCCGCCAATCCTGTGGCAATCATCAATGAACGCGCAGACGATTTCATCAACGGTTTAACCGCCATCAGCCGTTTAACCGAAAACAAAATCCACGTTTGCAAACAAGCAGGTGCAACTTTACCCAGCGTTCAGGCAGCCAATGTGCAAGTGCATGAATTTGGTGGCGTACACCCCGCAGGTTTGGTTGGCACGCACATTCATTTTATTGAACCCGTGTCTGCCCAAAAAACCGTGTGGCACATCGGCTATCAAGATGTGTTGGCGATTGGGCATTTGTTCACAACGGGCGAATTGGATTGCCGCCGCGTCATTTCGCTGGCAGGGCCGCAGGTGGAACAGCCACGTTTAATCCGCACCATTTGGGGCGCGAAAGTGTCCGATTTGGTTTCAGGCAGCCTGAAAAGTGGCGAAAACCGCATCATTTCAGGTTCGGTTTTGAATGGCGCGATTGCCGCAGGCGTACACGACTTTTTGGGGCGTTACCACAATCAAATTTCCGTGATTGAAGAAGGTCGCGCCAAAGAATTGCTCGGTTGGGTGGTGCCAAGTGCGGAAAAATTCACGATTACGCGCACCACATTGGGGCATTTTTTGAAAAACAAATTGTTCAATTTCACCACAGCCGTAAACGGTGGCGAACGCGCCATGGTGCCGATTGGCACTTACGAACGCGTGATGCCTTTGGATTTGTTGCCCACATTATTGTTGCGCGACTTAATCGTGGGCGACACCGACAGCGCACAAGCCTTGGGTTGCTTGGAATTGGACGAAGAAGATTTGGCATTGTGCAGCTTTGTTTGCCCAGGAAAATACGAATACGGCACGCTGTTGCGTAACGTATTGAATACGATTGAGAAAGAAGGTTAA
- a CDS encoding glycoside hydrolase family 19 protein — protein MAKQYRKPTNEVTIIYGGRSPAGRDTLNPKDVLPNGMTAKQHCEKLIAERGGKGHFIEKNSELEDVCMLHSCSYFGGCYEAAEYSYHYALCTEIEFTATLNGKATTAKELAALKGGERVIITANQDVAWSANDNKKLEKVAINPTTYSFTMPKVGSFTIKATGKCDPKASKSVTVAVKTTITSPAPKPQFPKDKFIDELYKAMDEFSIKEKNDRAAFLANVEHETMGFKSLSEGQGLKYTFKNWKTINKNTKNWAAQKGMNAESEFNKLSEQDKINIMYRNMIGNNKPNDGWEFRGRGAIQLTGRGNYQGFANYAKRPDIMTNPNLIATDIILAARASAWFWKKGSQASTLALKGDFRKSRLTVNHGRGMEETLNFINRYLSGKGSIPLYR, from the coding sequence ATGGCTAAACAATACCGTAAACCCACAAATGAAGTTACCATTATTTATGGTGGTCGCAGCCCTGCTGGACGTGATACGCTTAATCCAAAAGATGTATTACCAAACGGTATGACAGCAAAACAACATTGTGAAAAATTGATTGCTGAACGCGGCGGCAAAGGGCATTTCATTGAAAAAAATTCTGAATTGGAAGATGTATGTATGTTGCACAGTTGCAGCTATTTTGGCGGCTGCTATGAAGCTGCCGAATACAGCTACCATTACGCACTTTGCACCGAAATTGAATTTACCGCCACACTCAATGGCAAAGCCACTACCGCCAAAGAACTGGCAGCCTTAAAAGGTGGCGAGCGTGTGATTATCACAGCCAATCAAGATGTCGCTTGGTCTGCCAACGACAATAAAAAATTGGAAAAAGTGGCAATTAACCCAACTACCTATTCATTTACCATGCCCAAAGTAGGCTCATTTACCATTAAAGCAACAGGAAAATGCGACCCGAAAGCGAGTAAAAGTGTTACGGTTGCAGTAAAAACAACCATTACATCGCCAGCACCCAAACCACAATTTCCCAAAGACAAATTCATTGATGAACTTTATAAAGCAATGGATGAATTTAGTATTAAAGAGAAAAATGACCGTGCTGCCTTTTTAGCAAATGTTGAACATGAAACTATGGGTTTTAAAAGTTTATCAGAAGGTCAAGGCTTAAAATACACATTCAAAAACTGGAAAACAATTAACAAAAATACAAAAAATTGGGCAGCACAAAAAGGGATGAATGCAGAAAGTGAATTTAACAAATTATCAGAACAAGATAAAATCAATATTATGTATCGCAATATGATTGGTAATAACAAACCAAATGATGGTTGGGAATTTCGTGGGCGCGGCGCAATTCAATTAACAGGTAGGGGAAATTATCAAGGATTTGCCAACTACGCCAAACGTCCTGATATCATGACTAATCCCAATTTAATTGCGACAGATATTATATTAGCTGCTCGTGCATCTGCATGGTTTTGGAAAAAAGGCTCACAAGCCAGCACATTAGCTTTAAAAGGTGATTTCAGAAAATCACGTTTAACAGTCAATCATGGACGAGGTATGGAAGAAACTTTAAACTTTATCAATCGATATCTTTCAGGTAAAGGTTCTATTCCACTTTATCGTTAA
- a CDS encoding transporter substrate-binding domain-containing protein has protein sequence MLKKLMLSASLALILSACGQQNGSASEQKTNPPALSTASAAQADGAASQAASAPVALTGSLMEKINKKETILVGTMGTYAPFSYHEKDGTLTGYDVEVTRAVAAKLGVKVEFKETPWDAMMAGLKAGRFDLVANQVALTSPERQAQFDKAEPYSWSGKMIVARNDHAPIAKLEDIKGMKTTVMLGSNYDEVAKKMGADLVHTDTMAQGLLNVQQKRADITLNDELSLLDYLKKNPDAGLKYVWRTPAEEKLGAGLVMNKGNDEALAKISSVMNELKADGTLKKLGEQFFGEDVSVRPDVGAQSASAEQK, from the coding sequence ATGTTGAAAAAACTGATGTTGAGTGCCAGCTTGGCGTTGATTTTATCTGCTTGCGGACAACAAAACGGCAGTGCCAGCGAACAAAAAACCAATCCGCCTGCTCTCAGCACAGCCAGTGCCGCGCAAGCCGATGGTGCAGCATCGCAAGCTGCCTCTGCTCCTGTTGCCCTTACAGGCAGCCTGATGGAAAAAATCAACAAAAAAGAAACCATTTTGGTTGGCACAATGGGTACTTACGCCCCCTTTTCCTATCACGAAAAGGACGGCACTTTAACAGGTTATGATGTGGAAGTAACCCGTGCCGTTGCCGCCAAATTGGGTGTGAAAGTGGAATTTAAAGAAACCCCATGGGACGCGATGATGGCAGGCTTAAAAGCAGGGCGTTTTGATTTGGTGGCAAACCAAGTTGCGCTCACATCGCCCGAACGCCAAGCCCAATTTGACAAAGCCGAACCATACAGTTGGAGCGGCAAAATGATAGTCGCGCGTAACGACCACGCCCCCATCGCCAAATTGGAAGACATCAAAGGCATGAAAACCACCGTGATGTTGGGTTCCAATTACGATGAAGTGGCGAAAAAAATGGGCGCAGATTTGGTGCATACCGACACCATGGCGCAAGGCTTGCTGAATGTGCAACAAAAACGCGCCGACATTACGCTCAATGACGAATTGTCGCTGCTGGATTATTTGAAGAAAAATCCTGACGCAGGTCTGAAATACGTTTGGCGTACCCCTGCCGAAGAAAAATTGGGCGCAGGCTTGGTGATGAACAAAGGCAATGATGAAGCCCTTGCCAAAATCAGCAGCGTGATGAACGAGTTGAAAGCAGACGGCACATTGAAAAAATTGGGCGAACAATTTTTTGGCGAAGATGTGAGTGTACGCCCCGATGTTGGCGCACAATCTGCCAGCGCAGAACAAAAATAA
- a CDS encoding aromatic amino acid transporter has translation MNKKLGSTLLVAGTMIGAGMLAMPLTSAGIGFTWTVILLLALWLLLTYSALLFVEVFQTTDSEASIGTLAGQYFGKWGKIVTNIVLLVFLYALLAAYIAGGGGIVAQQVANLQGVESAGDGLKIVSAVVFTLIFGGFVAISTKVVDAVNRLLFVAMLVAFALVLVLMLPKLSLGYLLEMPLDYALLVSASPVFFTSFGFHGSIHSLNRYLEGNVAALRGSVVMGSLITLAGYIVWQLATHGVLSQATFTEIITQKPNLQGLVEAIRVVTGSNVVAGAVALFSALALITSFLGVALGLLECLDDLLVKSCNKRLNRLVLSVMTFLPSLLFVLFYPEGFIKALGYAGQMFAFYAVVLPAALAWQVRKKHPNLPYRVKGGYAALLVSAVLGLIIVHVPFLIKWDWLPAVIG, from the coding sequence ATGAACAAAAAATTGGGCAGTACATTATTGGTTGCTGGCACGATGATTGGTGCGGGTATGCTGGCAATGCCGCTGACTTCGGCTGGCATTGGTTTCACATGGACGGTGATTTTGTTATTGGCACTGTGGCTTTTGCTGACATACAGTGCCTTGTTGTTTGTGGAGGTGTTCCAAACCACCGATTCAGAGGCGAGCATTGGCACGTTGGCAGGACAATATTTTGGTAAATGGGGCAAAATTGTAACCAATATTGTGTTGTTGGTGTTTTTGTATGCTTTGTTGGCGGCATACATTGCGGGTGGTGGCGGCATTGTGGCGCAACAGGTGGCAAATTTGCAGGGTGTGGAAAGCGCAGGCGATGGCTTAAAAATTGTGTCGGCGGTGGTGTTTACCTTGATTTTTGGGGGATTTGTGGCGATTAGCACCAAAGTGGTGGACGCGGTAAACCGATTGTTGTTTGTGGCGATGTTGGTGGCGTTTGCTTTGGTGCTGGTGTTGATGTTGCCGAAATTGTCTTTGGGTTATTTGCTGGAAATGCCTTTGGATTATGCTTTGTTGGTTTCAGCCAGCCCTGTGTTTTTCACATCGTTTGGTTTTCACGGTTCGATTCACAGCTTAAACCGTTATTTGGAAGGCAATGTGGCGGCGTTGCGCGGTTCGGTGGTGATGGGTTCGTTGATTACTTTGGCGGGCTACATTGTGTGGCAACTGGCAACACATGGGGTTTTGAGCCAAGCCACTTTTACCGAAATCATCACACAAAAACCGAATTTGCAAGGTTTGGTGGAAGCGATTCGGGTGGTAACGGGCAGCAATGTGGTGGCTGGGGCGGTGGCGTTGTTTTCGGCATTGGCGTTGATTACTTCGTTTTTGGGCGTGGCATTGGGTTTGCTGGAATGTTTGGACGATTTGCTGGTTAAATCTTGCAATAAGCGTTTGAATCGTTTGGTTTTGTCTGTGATGACTTTTTTGCCATCGTTGTTGTTTGTGCTGTTTTACCCCGAAGGTTTCATTAAGGCTTTGGGTTATGCGGGGCAGATGTTTGCGTTTTATGCGGTGGTGCTGCCTGCGGCTTTGGCGTGGCAGGTTCGCAAAAAACACCCCAATTTGCCATATCGTGTGAAGGGGGGGTATGCTGCTTTGTTGGTGTCGGCGGTGTTGGGTTTGATTATTGTGCATGTGCCGTTTTTGATTAAATGGGATTGGTTGCCTGCGGTGATTGGTTAA
- a CDS encoding tyrosine phenol-lyase yields MSHYPAEPYKIKAVEPIAMTTREQRQEYMKKAGYNTFLLNSAEVYIDLLTDSGTTAMSDKQWAGLMIGDEAYAGSRNFHHLQEVIREYYGFKHVVPTHQGRGAENLLSMIMIKDGDYVPGNMYFTTTRAHQERNGATFVDIIIDEAHDSQIEIPFKGNIDLNKLQKLIDEVGADKIPYICLAVTVNLAGGQPVSMQNMREVKALCSQHGIKVMFDATRCVENAYFIKEREAEYKDKTIAEILKEMMSYADGCTMSGKKDCLVNIGGFLCLNDDDLYQQACELVVLFEGMPSYGGLAGRDMEAMAIGIKESVDFHYIEHRIAQCRYLADKLTAAGVPIVKPVGGHAVFLDARAFLPHVSQEEFPAQALAAELYIESGVRSMERGIVSAGRDKITGENHKPKLELVRLTIPRRVYTYAHLDHVADGIIKLYQKRDQIKGLNMVYEPKLLRFFTSRFEPK; encoded by the coding sequence ATGAGTCATTACCCAGCCGAACCGTACAAAATCAAAGCAGTTGAACCCATCGCCATGACCACGCGCGAGCAACGTCAAGAATACATGAAAAAAGCAGGTTACAACACGTTCTTGCTCAATTCTGCCGAAGTGTACATTGACTTGCTCACCGACAGCGGCACCACCGCCATGAGCGACAAACAATGGGCTGGCTTGATGATTGGCGATGAAGCCTATGCAGGCAGCCGCAATTTCCATCACTTGCAAGAAGTGATTCGTGAATATTATGGTTTCAAACACGTTGTGCCAACCCACCAAGGTCGTGGTGCAGAAAACCTGTTGTCCATGATTATGATTAAAGACGGTGATTATGTTCCCGGTAATATGTATTTCACCACCACACGCGCCCACCAAGAACGCAATGGCGCCACTTTTGTGGACATCATCATTGACGAAGCCCACGATTCACAAATTGAAATCCCCTTCAAAGGCAATATTGACCTGAACAAATTGCAAAAATTGATTGACGAAGTGGGCGCAGACAAAATCCCCTACATTTGTTTAGCCGTAACCGTGAATTTGGCTGGCGGTCAGCCCGTGAGCATGCAAAACATGCGTGAAGTGAAGGCATTGTGTTCTCAACATGGCATTAAAGTGATGTTTGACGCAACCCGTTGCGTGGAAAACGCCTATTTCATCAAAGAACGCGAAGCCGAATACAAAGACAAAACCATCGCCGAAATTTTGAAAGAAATGATGAGCTATGCAGACGGTTGCACCATGAGTGGCAAAAAAGACTGCTTGGTCAACATCGGTGGTTTCTTGTGTTTGAATGACGATGATTTGTATCAACAGGCTTGCGAATTGGTGGTGTTGTTTGAAGGCATGCCCTCTTACGGTGGCTTGGCTGGACGCGACATGGAAGCCATGGCGATTGGCATCAAAGAATCGGTGGATTTCCACTACATTGAACACCGCATTGCACAATGCCGTTATTTGGCAGACAAATTGACTGCCGCAGGTGTGCCGATTGTGAAACCCGTTGGCGGTCATGCGGTGTTTTTGGACGCGCGCGCTTTCTTGCCCCATGTGAGTCAAGAAGAATTCCCCGCGCAGGCTTTGGCGGCAGAATTGTACATTGAATCAGGCGTCCGCAGCATGGAGCGTGGTATTGTGTCGGCAGGGCGTGATAAAATCACGGGCGAAAACCACAAACCCAAATTGGAATTGGTGCGTTTGACCATTCCACGCCGCGTTTACACTTATGCTCATCTTGACCATGTTGCCGATGGCATCATCAAGTTGTATCAAAAACGCGACCAAATTAAGGGTTTGAATATGGTTTATGAACCGAAGTTGTTGCGTTTCTTTACTTCGCGTTTTGAGCCAAAATGA
- a CDS encoding polyamine aminopropyltransferase, producing the protein MKFSRTLILSVFIVASCGLAYELIMAALASYLLGDSIFQYSFIIGLYLFSMGIGAHITRYISDQDTLTRFIEIELLVGLLGGISALFLFVAFGFAAAPFRTLLYALVFIIGTIVGMEIPLVMRVLNHQDIDFKEIVSRVLTFDYLGALAVSLLFPLVLAPKLGMARSALLFGLLNAAVAWLTARVFRQHLPNFKSLNFRAYFVLMMLLLAFVYANRLVFAAEQKYFGDPVVYESHSPYQRLVVTQWKDDIRLYINGNLQFSSRDEKRYHEALVIPAMQMAAQHQRVLILGGGDGLAAREVLKFPQVQSVTLIDLDPEMTQTFQTAPKLTALNQNALNHPKMRIINDDAAQWLEKNQEKFDVMIVDLPDPSNFALGKLYSVPMYRLTARHLAEGGKIVIQSTSPYFAPNAYWSVVATLEAAGLHTAPYHAYVPSFGEWGFVLASAKNDFRLPEKVDVPSHFLNATTLRQMFDFPPDMARRNVEPNYLNNQKLVAYFEQDWAEVIR; encoded by the coding sequence ATGAAATTTTCACGCACCCTGATTTTGTCTGTGTTTATCGTGGCAAGCTGCGGTTTGGCTTACGAGCTGATTATGGCGGCATTGGCAAGCTATTTGTTGGGCGACAGCATTTTTCAATATTCGTTTATCATTGGTTTGTATTTGTTTTCAATGGGGATTGGGGCGCACATCACGCGCTACATTTCAGACCAAGACACGCTCACACGGTTCATAGAAATTGAATTGCTGGTGGGTTTATTGGGTGGCATTTCTGCCTTGTTTTTGTTTGTGGCGTTTGGTTTTGCGGCTGCGCCATTTCGCACTTTGCTTTACGCGCTGGTTTTCATCATTGGCACGATAGTGGGCATGGAAATTCCGCTTGTGATGCGCGTACTCAATCATCAAGATATTGATTTTAAAGAAATCGTATCGCGTGTTTTGACTTTTGATTATTTGGGGGCATTGGCGGTATCGTTGTTGTTTCCGCTTGTGCTTGCGCCCAAATTGGGCATGGCGCGTTCGGCTTTGCTGTTTGGTTTGCTCAATGCGGCGGTGGCGTGGCTGACGGCACGGGTTTTCAGGCAGCATTTGCCCAATTTCAAATCATTGAATTTTCGTGCTTATTTTGTTTTGATGATGTTGTTGCTGGCATTTGTGTATGCCAACCGTTTGGTGTTTGCGGCAGAGCAGAAATATTTTGGCGACCCTGTGGTTTACGAAAGCCATTCGCCCTATCAACGCTTGGTGGTAACGCAATGGAAAGACGATATCCGATTGTACATTAACGGCAATTTGCAATTTTCATCGCGCGATGAAAAGCGTTATCACGAGGCGTTGGTCATTCCCGCCATGCAAATGGCAGCGCAACACCAGCGCGTGTTGATTTTGGGTGGCGGAGACGGCTTGGCAGCGCGTGAAGTGCTGAAATTCCCACAAGTTCAAAGCGTTACCCTGATTGACCTAGACCCTGAAATGACCCAAACCTTTCAGACTGCCCCCAAATTGACCGCGCTCAATCAAAACGCGCTCAACCACCCCAAAATGCGGATTATCAATGACGATGCCGCCCAATGGCTTGAAAAAAATCAAGAAAAATTTGATGTGATGATTGTGGATTTGCCCGACCCGTCCAATTTTGCGCTGGGCAAACTGTATTCCGTGCCGATGTATCGCTTGACGGCACGGCATTTGGCAGAAGGGGGCAAAATCGTGATTCAATCCACTTCGCCCTATTTTGCGCCCAATGCGTATTGGTCGGTGGTGGCGACTTTGGAGGCGGCAGGGCTGCACACCGCGCCCTATCACGCTTATGTACCCAGTTTTGGCGAATGGGGTTTTGTGCTGGCAAGCGCGAAAAACGATTTCAGGCTGCCTGAAAAAGTGGACGTTCCCAGCCATTTTCTCAACGCCACCACTTTGCGGCAAATGTTTGATTTTCCACCCGATATGGCACGGCGCAATGTGGAACCCAATTATTTGAACAACCAAAAATTGGTTGCCTATTTTGAGCAAGATTGGGCGGAAGTGATACGCTGA